CTTCCCACTTTCTCTTCCACCGCTCTTACTTTACTCACAAGACCCTTTGTCCTTCCTTTCCTGTAATCTATCTTCATAACTATGCTTATCCTGTTGCAGTCCGTTTTCAGAGCCTCAAACCCCTTTTTTAGCACCTCCATAACCTGGTCCCAGTCCTCACCTTCTACAATGGTTCCCATAGGAGTTAGCACATAGTCAAGCCCGGATTTATCAACTATATCCACAACGCGTGCCACATACTTGCTTACGCTCTCCTCTTTCCCCAAAGGTGTCATGCTTACAAATACTATAAAACTCATGCTAAAAATTATAATCTTACTTTTTCAATTCTATGT
The DNA window shown above is from Hydrogenobacter thermophilus TK-6 and carries:
- a CDS encoding MTH1187 family thiamine-binding protein, which gives rise to MSFIVFVSMTPLGKEESVSKYVARVVDIVDKSGLDYVLTPMGTIVEGEDWDQVMEVLKKGFEALKTDCNRISIVMKIDYRKGRTKGLVSKVRAVEEKVGRDIKKAM